In Necator americanus strain Aroian chromosome IV, whole genome shotgun sequence, the following proteins share a genomic window:
- a CDS encoding hypothetical protein (NECATOR_CHRIV.G14534.T1), with protein MDPLGMRPHVHFNSESFEVYERVAGLYNDLRWLADVSKQLRSIMVVVEPPSLLERAELTRPIPENARKLAHLVEVNERRVEVGDHNVFYREALPPDSHYAKAAIVFLHGQAYSSSTWTDRGSLSTFAALGYHCIAPDLPGSGQTRGPAVGVHDKPQFLLSFLDAVGIKHVMVVTASMAAQYVLPLLARDIFVCAVGIAPSNTHEIAQPALYRTPILVLWGDHDTSLGPTAAANLRVLPNARLHKIPNAGHACYLNNAQAFEEVCVNFFDLVRNYHAL; from the exons atggatccgcttgggatgcgcccccacgttcacttcaattcggaatcttttgaggtttacgaacgtgtagctggcctctacaatgacttgcggtggctagccgatgtgtcaa AGCAGCTACGTTCAATTATGGTAGTTGTGGAACCGCCTTCACTTCTGGAGCGAGCAGAACTAACTCGACCAATTCCTGAAAATGCTAGAAAACTTGCTCATCTGGTCGAAGTAAACGAAAGACGAGTGGAAGTTGGG GATCACAATGTATTCTACCGTGAAGCGCTGCCCCCAGATAGTCACTATGCAAAAGCTGCTATTGTCTTCCTACACGGACAAGCATATTCCTCTTCAACGTGGACAGATCGAGG ATCTCTAAGCACGTTCGCAGCTCTAGGATATCACTGCATAGCACCGGACTTGCCAGGATCTGGACAG ACACGTGGGCCCGCAGTAGGAGTTCACGACAAGCCGCAATTTCTGCTTTCCTTTCTTGACGCTGTTGGAATCAAACAT gtAATGGTCGTGACAGCTTCAATGGCAGCTCAGTATGTGCTACCGTTGTTAGCACGTGATATTTTTGTGTGTGCTGTAGGAATTGCACCATCGAACACCCATGAAATCGCACAACCCGCTCTCTATCGGACACCTATCCTTGTTCTTTGGG GCGACCACGACACTTCATTGGGCCCGACAGCGGCGGCGAACCTTCGCGTTTTGCCGAACGCTCGCCTACATAAAATTCCTAACGCTGGTCATGCTTGCTACCTTAACAACGCTCAGGCTTTTGAGGAGGTCTGTGTGAACTTCTTCGACCTTGTCCGGAACTACCATGCGCTGTGA